A stretch of the Tardiphaga sp. 709 genome encodes the following:
- a CDS encoding FAD-dependent oxidoreductase, with amino-acid sequence MFQTTQSPRGDSPVAGQSISVIGAGIAGAWQALMLAKAGHAVTLHERSDQGMRDATSHWAGGMLAPWCEAEVSEPVVSRLGLRALDLWREELPDTPFNGSLVVAHARDRADFERFAKMTSGHTRLDAAGVAEIEPSLEGRFRDGLFYPGEGHVEPRRVLPQLHARITTAGGIIKYNSEQQPKDLDGLVIDCRGLAARDDASTPKLRGVKGEIIIVETDEVQLSRPIRLMHPRWPLYVIPRANNRFMLGATSIEGEDTGVSVRSALELLGAAYAVHPAFAEARILEFGSGLRPAFPDNLPRIAIDKNMIAVNGLYRHGFLLAPALAELTLNYIKRGEIDNEVMQCK; translated from the coding sequence ATGTTTCAGACTACGCAATCTCCGCGCGGGGACTCTCCCGTGGCGGGTCAATCGATATCAGTCATTGGCGCTGGCATTGCCGGCGCTTGGCAAGCGTTGATGCTGGCCAAGGCGGGCCACGCCGTGACGCTGCATGAGCGCAGCGACCAGGGTATGCGCGACGCCACCAGCCATTGGGCCGGCGGCATGCTGGCGCCCTGGTGCGAAGCCGAGGTCTCCGAGCCCGTCGTCTCCCGCCTGGGCTTGCGCGCACTCGATCTGTGGCGCGAGGAACTCCCCGACACACCGTTCAATGGCTCGCTGGTCGTTGCGCATGCGCGCGACCGCGCCGATTTCGAGCGCTTCGCGAAAATGACCTCCGGCCATACGCGGCTCGATGCGGCAGGCGTCGCCGAGATCGAGCCCTCGCTCGAAGGCCGGTTTCGTGACGGGCTGTTCTATCCCGGCGAAGGCCATGTGGAGCCGCGCCGCGTGCTCCCGCAACTCCATGCGCGGATCACCACCGCCGGCGGCATCATCAAATACAACAGCGAGCAGCAGCCGAAAGATCTCGACGGCCTGGTAATCGACTGCCGCGGGCTTGCGGCACGTGATGATGCCAGCACGCCGAAGCTGCGCGGCGTCAAAGGCGAAATCATCATCGTCGAGACCGACGAGGTGCAGCTCTCGCGCCCCATCCGCCTGATGCATCCGCGCTGGCCGCTTTACGTGATCCCGCGCGCGAACAATCGCTTCATGCTCGGCGCCACCTCGATCGAGGGCGAAGACACCGGCGTCAGCGTTCGCTCCGCGCTCGAACTGCTCGGCGCCGCCTATGCGGTGCATCCGGCCTTTGCCGAAGCGCGCATTCTCGAATTCGGCTCGGGACTTCGTCCGGCCTTTCCCGACAACCTGCCGCGCATTGCGATCGACAAGAACATGATTGCGGTGAACGGCCTCTATCGCCACGGCTTCCTGCTGGCGCCTGCGCTGGCGGAGCTGACGCTCAACTATATCAAGCGTGGCGAGATCGACAATGAGGTGATGCAATGCAAGTGA
- a CDS encoding lytic transglycosylase domain-containing protein, with the protein MKRISLSLATILVVAALPQLASAQQRADYDAMVATHAQANGVPEALVHRVIVRESKYHPNLIGRGGTIGLMQIKLATARGVGYTGTAEGLRDPNTNLTYAVKYLAGAYRAADGNHNRAVSYYAGGYYYAAKRQRRDISAPPHQPIFAKDAERLHLQNTANANAQAPKP; encoded by the coding sequence ATGAAACGTATTTCTCTATCCCTGGCGACGATTCTGGTTGTTGCCGCGCTTCCGCAACTGGCATCCGCGCAGCAGCGTGCCGACTACGACGCCATGGTTGCCACCCATGCCCAGGCCAATGGCGTGCCCGAGGCGCTGGTACATCGTGTGATCGTGCGCGAAAGCAAGTATCACCCCAATCTGATCGGCCGCGGCGGCACCATCGGCCTGATGCAGATCAAGCTCGCGACCGCCCGCGGCGTTGGCTACACCGGCACTGCCGAAGGCCTCCGCGATCCCAACACCAATCTCACTTATGCGGTGAAATATCTCGCTGGCGCCTACCGCGCCGCGGACGGGAATCACAACCGCGCGGTGTCCTACTATGCCGGCGGCTACTACTATGCCGCGAAGCGCCAGCGCCGTGACATTTCCGCGCCGCCGCATCAGCCGATCTTCGCCAAGGATGCCGAGCGCCTGCACCTGCAGAACACGGCCAATGCCAACGCGCAGGCTCCAAAGCCCTAA
- a CDS encoding ATP-binding protein has translation MFSVLNLRRISGQITALVVMSIVAIHIVLSLLFTLMRPDPNDQERDRGHGELIAIVRLLKATPIADRPELLVNLKNAFPKFDIRPVPRDATITTDSGPDYPRHSLRRLLGSDARLLTIGDSPDRIGITLPDGDMFSFSSLPERRPGFFLGGPWVLTFLFVVISLTLLGLWAARMLSAPLSAFAKAAEEFSLNGSAEPLPERGPEEIRSVARALNRMRERIGTLIDDRTKMLAAISHDLRTPITRLRLRSEFIEDDGHRRHMLRDLDQMRSMLEAVLSFLRNDRRLEEMTLTDIATTLQLIADQFADIGHMVTYQGPSHAMAMARPDDLHRAVTNLVENAVKFGSEANISLTMSEGGAIIDVADDGPGISDAQKSAMLQPFVRGDDARNMDHEAAGFGLGLSIARAVTLAHGGELTLLDRQPRGLIVRITLPARDTDRAAA, from the coding sequence ATGTTCAGCGTCCTCAATCTGCGTCGGATCAGCGGCCAGATCACCGCCCTGGTGGTGATGTCGATCGTAGCTATCCACATCGTTCTCTCGCTGCTGTTCACGCTGATGCGGCCGGACCCGAATGATCAGGAGCGGGATCGTGGCCACGGCGAGTTGATCGCGATCGTTCGCTTGCTGAAGGCGACACCGATCGCCGATCGCCCGGAACTTCTGGTCAATCTGAAAAACGCCTTTCCCAAATTCGATATCCGGCCAGTCCCTCGGGATGCAACGATCACGACCGACAGTGGCCCCGACTATCCGCGTCACAGCTTACGCCGGCTGCTTGGTTCCGACGCGCGACTGCTGACGATCGGTGACTCGCCGGACCGGATCGGGATCACCCTCCCGGACGGCGACATGTTCTCCTTCAGTAGTCTGCCGGAGCGACGACCAGGCTTCTTTCTGGGCGGTCCCTGGGTTCTGACGTTTCTGTTCGTGGTAATCAGCCTGACCCTGCTGGGCCTGTGGGCGGCCCGCATGCTGTCCGCGCCGCTTTCGGCCTTTGCCAAGGCAGCGGAAGAGTTCAGCCTGAACGGCTCGGCTGAGCCCCTGCCCGAGCGCGGCCCCGAAGAAATTCGCTCGGTGGCACGCGCGCTGAACCGGATGCGCGAACGCATCGGCACATTGATCGACGACCGCACCAAGATGCTCGCCGCCATCAGCCATGATTTGCGTACGCCGATCACCCGTCTGCGGCTGCGCTCGGAATTCATCGAGGACGACGGCCATCGCCGTCACATGCTGCGTGACCTCGATCAGATGCGCTCGATGCTCGAAGCGGTGCTATCGTTCCTGCGCAACGACCGCCGGCTGGAAGAGATGACGCTGACGGATATCGCCACAACCCTGCAGCTGATCGCCGACCAGTTTGCCGACATCGGCCATATGGTGACCTACCAGGGCCCGTCCCATGCCATGGCGATGGCAAGACCTGACGATCTGCATCGCGCAGTGACCAACCTGGTCGAGAACGCCGTGAAGTTCGGATCGGAAGCGAATATCTCTCTGACGATGTCCGAGGGCGGCGCCATCATCGACGTCGCCGATGATGGTCCTGGCATTTCGGACGCACAAAAGAGCGCGATGCTGCAGCCCTTCGTGCGCGGCGACGACGCCCGCAACATGGATCATGAAGCTGCCGGCTTCGGTCTCGGCCTGTCGATCGCCCGCGCCGTAACGCTGGCCCATGGCGGCGAATTGACATTGCTGGATCGCCAGCCTCGTGGCCTGATCGTGCGCATCACGCTGCCGGCACGCGATACGGACAGAGCCGCAGCGTAG
- a CDS encoding response regulator has translation MANVPNILVVEDDRETRTLIAKYLRTNSCNVTTAADGREMEKVMADTRVDLLILDVMLPGEDGLSLCRKVRAESQLPIIMLTARGEDVDRILGLEMGADDYLPKPFNPRELLARINAVLRRQATALNASATPNATALSFAGWQIDLRLRELRNPEGARVAMTSAEFDLLRAFVERSGRVLSRDSLLDLTQGRSAGSFERSIDVLVSRIRRKIEIDPQDAQMIKTVRSGGYMFTPTVEAVATATTN, from the coding sequence ATGGCAAACGTACCGAACATCCTGGTCGTAGAAGACGACCGCGAAACCCGTACGCTGATCGCGAAGTATCTGCGTACCAATTCCTGCAACGTCACCACAGCTGCCGACGGGCGCGAGATGGAAAAGGTGATGGCCGACACCCGTGTCGACCTGCTGATCCTCGACGTGATGCTGCCCGGCGAAGACGGCCTCAGCCTGTGCCGCAAGGTGCGCGCCGAGTCGCAACTGCCGATCATCATGCTGACCGCGCGCGGCGAAGACGTGGACCGCATTCTCGGCCTCGAAATGGGCGCCGACGACTACCTGCCAAAGCCCTTCAATCCGCGCGAATTGCTGGCACGCATCAATGCGGTGCTCCGCCGACAGGCCACGGCGCTCAATGCGAGCGCTACGCCGAACGCCACGGCGCTGTCATTTGCTGGCTGGCAGATCGATCTGCGCCTGCGCGAATTGCGCAATCCCGAAGGCGCCCGCGTCGCCATGACCTCGGCCGAATTCGATCTGCTGCGCGCCTTTGTCGAGCGCTCCGGCCGCGTGCTGTCGCGCGACAGCCTGCTCGATCTCACGCAGGGCCGCAGCGCCGGATCGTTCGAACGCAGCATCGACGTGCTCGTGAGCCGTATCCGCCGCAAGATCGAGATCGACCCGCAGGACGCGCAAATGATCAAGACCGTGCGTTCGGGCGGCTACATGTTCACGCCGACTGTGGAAGCGGTCGCCACGGCGACGACCAACTAG
- a CDS encoding PRC-barrel domain-containing protein, translating to MTPDVMTKPHSLIASDRIEGTAVRRPSGERIGHIERLMIDKISGKVSYAILSFGGFLGLGSNLLPLPWARLTFNRTLDAYQLDISEEELRSAPSFTEKREFDWGDRSQEEALHRHYGVAPYWGEF from the coding sequence ATGACTCCCGACGTCATGACGAAGCCGCATAGCCTGATTGCGAGCGACCGGATCGAGGGAACAGCCGTCCGGCGTCCGAGCGGCGAACGCATCGGTCATATCGAGCGGCTGATGATCGACAAGATCAGCGGCAAAGTGTCCTACGCCATCCTCAGCTTCGGCGGCTTTCTCGGCCTCGGTTCGAATCTGCTGCCGCTGCCTTGGGCGCGGCTGACCTTCAATCGCACGCTCGATGCGTATCAACTTGATATCAGCGAAGAAGAATTGCGCAGCGCGCCGTCATTCACCGAGAAGCGCGAATTCGACTGGGGCGACAGGTCGCAGGAAGAGGCGCTGCATCGCCACTATGGCGTCGCACCCTATTGGGGGGAATTCTAA
- a CDS encoding PRC-barrel domain-containing protein yields the protein MFKKYMTAGIVGSALLATAAFAQSPSATTTTTTPAAAPVTASDTTFNGNWRTSKVVGLSVYNEANESLGSINDLLTDKQGNIKAVVIGVGGFLGVGEHLIAVPYDKIKFVNEPVSTMASSTGGSSGMKSTSTSSGMTTGAATTGATPAAATPAKANPWYPDHAVLSGASKDQLKAMPEFKYAM from the coding sequence ATGTTCAAGAAATATATGACGGCGGGTATCGTTGGTTCGGCGCTGTTGGCGACTGCAGCTTTCGCGCAGAGCCCGAGCGCAACAACGACAACCACAACTCCGGCGGCTGCGCCGGTCACCGCATCTGATACGACGTTCAATGGCAACTGGCGTACATCGAAGGTGGTCGGTCTGAGCGTGTATAACGAAGCCAATGAGAGCCTCGGTTCGATCAACGATCTCCTGACCGACAAGCAGGGGAACATCAAGGCGGTGGTGATCGGCGTCGGTGGTTTTCTGGGCGTCGGCGAACACCTGATCGCCGTGCCTTATGACAAGATCAAATTCGTGAACGAGCCGGTCTCAACAATGGCGTCTTCAACTGGCGGTTCTTCGGGCATGAAGTCGACCTCGACGTCGAGCGGCATGACCACGGGTGCAGCCACCACGGGTGCTACGCCGGCGGCCGCTACGCCCGCCAAGGCGAATCCCTGGTACCCTGACCATGCGGTGCTCAGCGGTGCCAGCAAGGATCAACTGAAGGCGATGCCTGAGTTCAAGTATGCGATGTAG
- a CDS encoding DUF4403 family protein, translated as MRLKPILIGVVLVAVFFVVALKVMDYVAPRGAGPAPVLVALPPLPPSPARSSSIIAPVAIALTAIRDAADRGAPRSFSGTADNPVQQLLQDADIKWTAARGPIAATGAQDTLTMSAPLTGTLNVTGAISTNVRDALGGALGSLLGGNVAKQLGNINIKNVNANAEIRGNVVVSAQPRLTPNWRIEPNLAAQVTLGDTNVAVAGARINVPAQVKPMIDNAVNEQIIALQQRLRNDPAFEQNARREWAKLCRSIPLQGASALQNLFIELKPTRAVAAQPRIDASNLTLTLGVEAETRVTSTQTQPNCPFPATLAIVPPGPGKLSIGVPVDMPFTELNKIIEAQLAGKTFPEDNSGAVAVTVKKATVSASGDRLLISLLVNAKEKQSWFGLGGEATVHIWGKPALDQAAQTLRFTDLELAVESEAAFGLLGAAARAAMPLLQKTLAERATIDLKPFASNAQKKIAAVIADFQKNENGIRVGAEISSLRLGGIAFDSKTLRVIAEADGAINVNVTALPGL; from the coding sequence ATGCGTCTGAAACCAATTCTCATCGGCGTGGTGCTGGTCGCCGTCTTTTTCGTGGTCGCACTCAAGGTGATGGACTACGTGGCACCGCGCGGCGCTGGCCCGGCGCCGGTGCTGGTCGCATTGCCGCCACTGCCGCCCTCACCCGCACGCAGTTCAAGCATCATCGCGCCGGTCGCCATTGCACTCACCGCGATCCGCGATGCCGCCGACCGCGGCGCGCCGCGCAGCTTCAGCGGCACGGCTGACAATCCTGTACAGCAATTGCTACAAGATGCCGATATCAAGTGGACCGCCGCACGCGGCCCGATCGCGGCGACCGGCGCGCAGGACACACTGACCATGTCCGCGCCCCTGACCGGCACGCTCAATGTCACCGGCGCGATCTCGACGAATGTGCGCGACGCACTGGGCGGCGCGCTCGGCAGCCTGCTCGGCGGCAATGTGGCCAAGCAGCTTGGCAACATCAACATCAAGAACGTCAATGCCAATGCGGAAATCCGCGGCAATGTGGTGGTCTCGGCGCAACCACGGCTGACCCCGAACTGGCGGATCGAGCCGAACCTGGCCGCTCAGGTGACACTCGGCGATACCAATGTCGCGGTCGCCGGTGCCCGCATCAATGTGCCCGCGCAGGTCAAGCCGATGATCGACAATGCGGTGAACGAGCAGATCATCGCCCTGCAGCAGCGCCTGCGCAACGATCCCGCCTTCGAGCAGAATGCCCGGCGTGAATGGGCCAAACTCTGCCGGTCGATCCCGCTGCAAGGTGCGAGCGCATTGCAGAACCTGTTCATCGAACTGAAACCGACGCGTGCCGTCGCCGCTCAGCCGCGCATTGACGCCAGCAATTTGACGCTGACACTCGGCGTCGAGGCCGAAACACGCGTGACCTCAACACAGACGCAGCCGAATTGTCCGTTCCCTGCCACACTCGCCATCGTGCCGCCCGGCCCCGGCAAACTCAGTATCGGTGTGCCCGTGGACATGCCTTTCACTGAACTGAACAAGATCATCGAGGCGCAGCTCGCCGGCAAGACATTCCCGGAAGACAATTCCGGCGCGGTCGCAGTGACGGTGAAGAAGGCAACTGTTTCCGCATCCGGCGACCGCCTGCTCATCTCATTGCTGGTGAATGCCAAGGAGAAGCAGAGCTGGTTCGGTCTTGGCGGCGAAGCAACCGTCCATATCTGGGGCAAGCCTGCGCTCGATCAGGCGGCACAGACGCTGCGCTTTACCGATCTGGAACTTGCCGTTGAATCAGAAGCGGCCTTCGGCCTGCTCGGCGCGGCAGCTCGTGCAGCTATGCCATTGCTACAGAAGACACTGGCCGAACGTGCGACCATCGATCTGAAGCCCTTTGCCTCGAACGCACAAAAGAAGATCGCCGCCGTTATCGCGGATTTCCAGAAGAACGAAAACGGCATCCGCGTCGGCGCCGAGATCAGCAGCCTCCGCCTTGGCGGGATCGCCTTCGACTCCAAAACGCTGCGGGTGATCGCGGAGGCCGACGGCGCCATCAATGTGAATGTGACGGCCTTACCGGGGCTATAG
- a CDS encoding L,D-transpeptidase, which yields MITLASFERKIRRAAVAIGALLAGAFSFAHPAAAAPLPLFPFFMAPPVQSEPAPYMQSPQVDDERQAIEQPARFRRQIVNYPTREAPGTIIVDTPNTYLYYVLGNGQAIRYGIGVGRDGFTWSGVQTVTRKAEWPAWTPPAEMIARQPYLPRHMAGGPGNPLGARAMYLGGTIYRIHGTNMPETIGTQVSSGCIRLTNQDVSDLYSRVTVGTKVVVLPMDRRADSASGKRG from the coding sequence ATGATCACCCTCGCTTCTTTCGAACGAAAAATTCGCCGTGCTGCCGTCGCAATCGGCGCGCTCCTTGCCGGCGCATTCTCCTTTGCCCACCCGGCAGCCGCAGCGCCGCTGCCGCTGTTTCCGTTCTTCATGGCGCCGCCGGTCCAGAGCGAGCCTGCACCCTATATGCAGTCGCCGCAGGTGGATGACGAACGCCAGGCCATCGAACAGCCGGCGCGCTTCAGACGGCAGATCGTCAACTATCCGACCCGCGAGGCCCCCGGCACGATCATCGTCGATACGCCGAACACCTATCTTTATTACGTGCTCGGCAACGGTCAGGCGATCCGCTATGGCATCGGCGTCGGCCGCGATGGTTTCACTTGGTCCGGCGTACAAACCGTGACCCGCAAGGCCGAATGGCCGGCATGGACCCCGCCCGCTGAAATGATCGCACGCCAGCCCTATCTGCCGCGCCACATGGCCGGCGGCCCCGGTAACCCGCTTGGCGCCCGTGCCATGTATCTCGGCGGCACCATCTATCGCATCCACGGCACCAATATGCCGGAGACCATCGGCACGCAGGTCTCGTCGGGCTGCATCCGCCTCACCAATCAGGACGTGTCGGATCTGTATTCCCGCGTCACCGTCGGCACCAAGGTCGTCGTGCTGCCGATGGATCGCCGTGCAGACAGCGCAAGCGGCAAGCGTGGCTAA
- a CDS encoding ABC transporter permease → MTETTVTAPLATDGRIETAVQRLRRHQRLVLALRLAVLVFLIGGWEFGVRLGVIDPFFFGQPSGIVTKLIDWTENGTSIGPLWKQIWVTIYEAGAGFLIGSAMGILCGIALGRNQLLSDVFSIYIKVANSIPRVVLGSIFIVALGLGAASKIALAVVMVFFVVFANAFQGVREADKNLIANARILGASNWQMTRAVVLPSALSWILASLHVSFGFALVGAIVGEFLGAREGMGLLIATAQGSFDSNGVFAAMIVIAIVALLAEWILTMIENRLLTWRPDTTVNE, encoded by the coding sequence ATGACCGAGACAACAGTGACCGCCCCCCTCGCCACCGACGGCCGTATCGAAACCGCCGTTCAGCGCCTGCGCCGCCATCAACGCCTGGTGCTGGCGCTGCGGCTTGCCGTTCTCGTATTCCTGATCGGCGGCTGGGAATTCGGCGTCCGCCTCGGCGTGATCGATCCGTTCTTCTTCGGCCAGCCATCCGGCATCGTCACCAAGCTGATCGACTGGACCGAAAACGGCACCTCGATCGGGCCGCTGTGGAAACAGATCTGGGTGACGATCTACGAGGCCGGCGCCGGCTTTCTGATCGGCTCGGCCATGGGCATCCTGTGCGGCATCGCGCTTGGACGTAACCAGCTCCTGTCGGACGTATTCTCGATCTACATCAAGGTCGCGAATTCGATCCCGCGCGTCGTGCTCGGCTCGATCTTCATCGTGGCCCTCGGCCTCGGCGCGGCATCGAAGATCGCGCTGGCCGTCGTGATGGTGTTCTTCGTGGTGTTCGCCAACGCCTTCCAGGGCGTGCGCGAGGCCGACAAGAACCTGATCGCCAATGCGCGCATCCTCGGCGCCAGCAACTGGCAGATGACCCGCGCGGTGGTGCTGCCCTCGGCCCTGTCCTGGATTCTCGCGAGCCTTCATGTGTCGTTCGGCTTCGCGCTGGTCGGCGCCATCGTCGGCGAATTCCTCGGCGCCCGCGAAGGCATGGGGCTGCTGATCGCAACCGCACAGGGCTCGTTCGATTCCAACGGCGTGTTCGCCGCGATGATCGTTATCGCGATCGTGGCACTGCTGGCCGAATGGATCCTGACCATGATCGAGAACCGGCTGCTGACCTGGCGCCCGGATACCACCGTTAACGAGTGA
- a CDS encoding ABC transporter ATP-binding protein encodes MSAIASPSAVALKNVARRFVTPSGDVLSALEDFDLTIAPGEFMAVVGPTGCGKSTTLGLIAGLARPQGGEVTLFDSPVTGVDRRVGFVFQQDAVFPWRDVLGNVMAGPLFRGVAKDKAEATARDWIIRVGLKGFEHHHPHQLSGGMRKRVALAQTFINNPQVLLMDEPFSALDVQTRELMQEELLQLWAQAKSAVLFVTHDLDEAILLADRVAVLTTRPARVKSVHTIDLPRPRDVATLRYDERFIAIARKISDDLREEVLRARAGQ; translated from the coding sequence ATGTCAGCAATTGCATCGCCCTCCGCCGTCGCGCTGAAGAACGTCGCGCGCCGCTTCGTCACGCCATCGGGTGACGTTCTCTCCGCGCTGGAGGATTTCGACCTCACCATCGCGCCCGGCGAATTCATGGCCGTGGTGGGCCCGACCGGCTGCGGCAAGTCAACGACGCTCGGGCTAATCGCCGGACTCGCCCGCCCGCAAGGCGGCGAAGTCACGTTGTTCGATTCACCCGTGACCGGCGTCGATCGCCGCGTCGGCTTCGTGTTCCAGCAGGATGCCGTGTTTCCATGGCGCGACGTGCTCGGCAATGTCATGGCCGGGCCGTTGTTTCGCGGTGTCGCGAAAGACAAGGCGGAAGCCACTGCGCGCGACTGGATCATCCGCGTCGGCCTGAAGGGCTTCGAACATCATCATCCGCATCAGCTTTCTGGTGGCATGCGCAAGCGCGTGGCGCTGGCGCAGACCTTCATCAACAATCCGCAGGTCCTTTTGATGGACGAGCCGTTCTCCGCGCTCGACGTGCAGACTAGGGAATTGATGCAGGAGGAACTGCTGCAGCTGTGGGCGCAGGCGAAATCCGCGGTGCTGTTCGTGACCCACGATCTCGACGAGGCGATCCTGCTCGCCGATCGCGTCGCCGTGCTGACCACGCGACCGGCGCGGGTCAAGTCCGTCCACACCATCGACCTGCCGCGTCCACGCGATGTCGCGACGCTGCGCTATGACGAACGTTTCATCGCCATTGCGCGCAAGATCTCTGACGACCTGCGCGAGGAAGTATTGCGCGCACGGGCGGGGCAGTGA
- a CDS encoding ABC transporter substrate-binding protein, with protein sequence MRKFFAAAIAAVSLAAALAAPAAAQTPIKIMVGGIDKQIYLPAKLAAQLGFFKEQGLDVELFNSTSGSQAATALLAREVQGVVGFYDHTIDLQSKGKFITSVVQFAVAPGEVVLVKAADADKLKDPANWKGQTLGVTGLGSATDFLTRALAAKAGLKMQDYTLVPVGAGDTFLASMQQGKIVSGMTTEPTVARAVKNGTAKVGIDLRTPESTRAALGGDYPAACLYMDRAWMEANRETAQKVVNAFVKTLKWMNSHSPEEIAAQMPKDYYAGELDLYVQGLKEGKPQYSVDGMMPAGAPESVLSVLNSFSPNLKGKTIDLAKTYTTDFVVKANATN encoded by the coding sequence ATGCGCAAATTCTTTGCCGCAGCCATTGCGGCTGTATCACTCGCCGCCGCACTTGCAGCCCCTGCTGCGGCGCAAACCCCGATCAAGATCATGGTTGGCGGTATCGACAAGCAAATCTATCTGCCGGCGAAACTCGCGGCGCAGCTCGGCTTCTTCAAGGAACAGGGGCTCGACGTCGAGCTGTTCAACTCCACCTCCGGTTCGCAGGCGGCGACCGCCCTGCTCGCGCGCGAAGTGCAAGGCGTGGTCGGCTTCTACGATCACACCATCGACCTGCAGTCCAAGGGCAAGTTCATCACCTCGGTGGTGCAATTCGCCGTCGCGCCAGGCGAAGTCGTGCTGGTGAAGGCTGCCGACGCCGACAAGCTGAAGGATCCCGCCAACTGGAAGGGCCAGACGCTCGGCGTCACCGGTCTCGGCTCTGCCACCGACTTCCTGACCCGCGCGCTCGCCGCCAAGGCGGGCCTGAAGATGCAGGACTACACGCTGGTGCCGGTCGGCGCCGGCGATACGTTCCTGGCTTCCATGCAGCAGGGCAAGATCGTGTCCGGCATGACCACCGAGCCGACGGTGGCGCGCGCGGTGAAAAACGGCACGGCTAAAGTCGGCATCGATCTGCGCACACCGGAAAGCACCCGCGCTGCACTTGGCGGCGATTATCCGGCCGCGTGTCTCTATATGGACCGCGCCTGGATGGAAGCGAACAGGGAGACGGCACAGAAGGTCGTCAATGCCTTCGTGAAGACGCTGAAGTGGATGAACAGCCACTCGCCGGAGGAAATCGCCGCGCAGATGCCGAAGGACTATTACGCCGGCGAACTCGATCTCTATGTGCAGGGCCTGAAAGAAGGCAAGCCGCAATACTCCGTAGACGGCATGATGCCGGCGGGTGCGCCGGAATCGGTGCTGAGCGTGCTGAACAGCTTCTCGCCCAACCTCAAGGGCAAGACCATCGATCTCGCCAAGACCTACACCACGGATTTCGTGGTCAAAGCCAACGCGACGAACTGA